One window of the bacterium genome contains the following:
- a CDS encoding type II toxin-antitoxin system VapC family toxin, whose protein sequence is MEPVLVDTDILSLFFRNQDNVVSNFKKYLNRYEKINLSIITYYEILSGLKHRDALKQLDSFLEFTKHNTILSLTKESVMISSDLYSNLRKAGRPIDDIDIIIAGIALSNNLVLVTNNEEHFRNIKGLEILNWSKK, encoded by the coding sequence GTGGAACCAGTATTAGTTGATACAGACATCCTATCCCTGTTCTTTAGAAACCAGGATAATGTTGTCTCTAATTTCAAAAAATATCTTAACCGGTACGAAAAAATAAATCTGAGTATCATTACCTACTATGAAATTCTTAGTGGTTTAAAACACAGAGACGCATTGAAACAACTAGACTCATTTCTGGAGTTTACAAAGCATAACACTATTCTATCGTTAACTAAAGAATCAGTTATGATTTCATCGGATTTATACAGTAATTTGCGAAAAGCAGGAAGACCGATCGATGATATTGATATCATTATTGCAGGTATTGCTTTGTCAAACAATCTTGTTCTTGTGACCAATAATGAAGAACATTTCAGAAATATCAAAGGCTTAGAAATTTTGAATTGGAGTAAAAAATAA
- the mrdA gene encoding penicillin-binding protein 2, translated as MIYSNTTREDIKLARRKIIIVGTIFAFFFSVVVLRLYQVQILQGGGFKKESEENRIQFIPVTAPRGRILDRKGTVLVRNRPSFDISVIQLGLSPQILERTITGLSRILNLSPTEIRERLSKEAHCPFNPALIIQDVDRKTMTQVAERKIDLPGVIIQVSPRRDYVYGDLAAHIIGYLGEVSGAELEELRQKGYRSGDLIGKAGVEREFDDYLRGENGVEQVEVDVKGRRLGTISRKDPTLGDNLTLTIDYALQRTAEEALGDSRGAVVVLDVNTGGILAMASKPAFDPNVFVSPQKKIKIKDFFSDPRYPLLNRAISAQYSPGSQFKIVVASAALENNLVKPSETFYCGGSYYLGRRYACWKEQGHGWKNLEEAIIHSCNVYFYQLGLKVGAERMAEMARNFGLGQFSQISFPHEKPGLVPDPAWKKKTLGERWHLGETVNFSIGQGYLLTTPIQLANLMAAVVNGGRIYKPLVVKAIHSPDGKVINSFEPQLLRKFSLKRTTLSLLHNALEGVVSRGTGWQAKIKDLRIGGKTGTAQNPHGEDHAWFMCFAPVDKPELAVSVLVEHGGHGGAAAAPIARKIMETYFTENSTSNLKVATTQPSSP; from the coding sequence ATGATTTATTCAAATACTACCAGGGAAGATATAAAGCTTGCCCGGAGGAAAATAATAATAGTAGGCACCATATTTGCCTTCTTCTTTTCCGTGGTTGTGCTTCGTCTTTATCAGGTCCAAATCCTTCAAGGAGGAGGGTTCAAAAAAGAATCAGAGGAGAACCGGATTCAATTCATTCCTGTCACGGCTCCCCGGGGTAGGATCCTTGACCGAAAAGGCACGGTGCTGGTTAGAAATCGCCCTTCCTTTGATATTTCTGTTATCCAGCTTGGGCTTTCTCCCCAGATATTAGAACGCACCATCACTGGCTTAAGTCGGATATTGAATCTTTCTCCCACCGAGATAAGAGAGCGCCTGTCTAAAGAAGCCCATTGCCCTTTTAATCCGGCCTTAATTATCCAGGACGTTGACCGAAAGACTATGACCCAGGTGGCTGAAAGAAAGATAGACCTGCCGGGGGTAATTATTCAGGTAAGCCCCCGAAGGGACTATGTCTACGGTGATCTGGCCGCGCACATCATCGGTTATCTGGGGGAGGTAAGCGGGGCGGAATTGGAGGAACTAAGGCAGAAAGGGTATCGTTCCGGGGATTTGATTGGAAAGGCGGGGGTAGAAAGAGAGTTTGACGATTACCTGAGGGGGGAAAATGGAGTAGAACAAGTAGAGGTAGACGTAAAGGGGCGTAGACTTGGGACCATCTCCAGAAAAGACCCCACTCTGGGAGACAATTTAACCTTGACTATCGATTATGCCCTGCAGCGTACGGCTGAGGAGGCCTTAGGCGACAGCCGCGGGGCAGTGGTTGTTCTGGATGTTAATACTGGGGGAATTCTGGCTATGGCCAGTAAACCGGCTTTTGACCCAAATGTGTTTGTCAGCCCCCAGAAGAAGATCAAGATTAAAGATTTCTTTTCTGATCCCCGTTATCCCTTGCTAAACCGGGCCATTTCTGCTCAATATTCTCCCGGATCTCAGTTCAAGATAGTGGTGGCTTCGGCTGCCCTGGAAAATAATCTGGTTAAGCCTTCAGAAACCTTTTACTGCGGAGGAAGCTACTATTTAGGCAGGAGATATGCCTGCTGGAAGGAACAGGGACATGGCTGGAAGAACCTGGAAGAAGCTATTATCCATTCCTGTAATGTCTACTTCTATCAGTTAGGACTCAAGGTAGGCGCGGAAAGAATGGCTGAAATGGCCAGAAATTTTGGGCTTGGTCAGTTTTCTCAAATTTCCTTTCCTCATGAGAAGCCGGGTCTTGTCCCTGATCCAGCCTGGAAAAAAAAGACTTTAGGTGAACGATGGCACCTGGGAGAAACGGTTAATTTTAGTATTGGCCAGGGCTATCTCTTGACTACCCCTATTCAATTGGCTAACCTCATGGCGGCGGTAGTCAACGGGGGGAGGATATATAAGCCGTTGGTAGTGAAGGCCATCCATAGTCCTGACGGAAAGGTAATAAATTCTTTTGAACCTCAGTTGTTGCGGAAATTTTCTCTAAAGCGAACTACCTTATCTTTGCTTCACAATGCCCTGGAGGGGGTGGTCTCGCGAGGTACAGGCTGGCAGGCCAAAATCAAGGACTTAAGGATCGGTGGCAAGACGGGCACGGCCCAGAACCCGCATGGAGAAGATCATGCCTGGTTCATGTGCTTTGCGCCGGTAGATAAACCTGAATTAGCTGTCTCTGTGCTGGTCGAACACGGTGGTCACGGCGGTGCCGCCGCTGCCCCGATCGCCAGAAAGATAATGGAAACATACTTTACTGAAAACTCCACCTCAAACTTGAAGGTAGCTACTACTCAGCCATCCAGCCCCTAA
- a CDS encoding glycosyltransferase family 9 protein, which produces MKLYQLLAQSILQRNWAKGVGLKYLLTSQTREPESILLIQLSSIGDVVYTTPVFWGLREKFKEAKICFLTEEAPAELVRDDPNLDKVIVFEKAKWAKKLIAGKVDETIRELMAWVEPVYAEQFDLVINLHTSPRSAFLTKLITNKDVWGLTVTDNSQPVVLGHPWIHYKYWITTNPERCHLNPLSSVEIHLLMADVNPSKRRTTISEGGRRNAEGGMENPKLIGIHPGANYPSRRWKVEYFARLVDLLAEAYGAQVVIFGGKDDQDRAAQISAQVRNSAIPGTHEVGAPSPLNLAGQTSLRELTGWLANCRLFISGDTGPAHIAGAVGTPVVVIAGPNWVGPYGPGHLVLQAKVPCRGCAKVTCPEHTCMELITPEAVISAARILLERDGDKAKEAITALSFQQIDLFYSGDEEPTRSFAYFPLNKGETNPSEVIREILRYCFLNIWQGMKDGTDIISEKEILTMVAKRLAIELNPTLDRITSRSAVTTDFNLSKTLAQIGIGFTQIAQLAEEGVSLSRNLYQILKAGQDRQSEINPIISRLDKIDEAIRLRDPLSGLSYMAYIDDAAIQEEGALRTARRSLWCYQHLQRAAFRLSQSLARIAACLS; this is translated from the coding sequence TTGAAACTATACCAATTACTGGCCCAATCTATCCTGCAAAGAAATTGGGCTAAAGGGGTAGGCCTTAAGTATCTTTTAACCTCTCAGACAAGAGAGCCGGAGAGTATCCTGCTTATTCAACTTTCCTCTATTGGGGATGTGGTTTACACCACCCCGGTTTTTTGGGGGCTTCGAGAAAAGTTCAAAGAGGCAAAGATATGTTTCCTGACCGAGGAAGCGCCGGCTGAATTGGTCAGGGATGATCCTAACCTGGACAAAGTTATTGTCTTTGAAAAAGCCAAATGGGCCAAGAAACTGATCGCCGGTAAGGTAGATGAAACCATAAGAGAACTAATGGCCTGGGTTGAGCCTGTTTATGCCGAGCAATTTGATCTGGTCATTAACCTGCATACCTCCCCCCGAAGCGCCTTCCTGACTAAATTGATTACTAATAAAGATGTTTGGGGCTTAACTGTGACCGATAACAGCCAGCCTGTAGTTTTAGGACATCCCTGGATACATTACAAATATTGGATTACGACCAATCCGGAACGATGCCACCTTAATCCCCTGAGTTCGGTCGAGATTCACCTGCTGATGGCTGATGTCAATCCTTCTAAGCGGAGAACAACTATATCGGAAGGCGGCAGGCGGAATGCAGAAGGCGGCATGGAAAATCCGAAATTGATTGGGATACATCCTGGGGCTAATTATCCTTCTCGACGCTGGAAGGTGGAATATTTTGCCCGGTTGGTAGACCTTTTAGCTGAAGCCTATGGGGCGCAGGTAGTTATCTTCGGGGGCAAAGATGATCAGGACCGGGCCGCCCAGATTTCGGCTCAGGTGCGGAATTCCGCCATCCCGGGTACCCACGAAGTGGGTGCGCCATCCCCCCTGAATCTGGCCGGTCAAACCAGCCTCAGAGAACTAACCGGCTGGTTAGCTAACTGCCGATTGTTCATTTCCGGAGACACTGGCCCAGCCCACATTGCCGGAGCAGTTGGCACACCGGTTGTAGTAATAGCCGGACCAAACTGGGTAGGGCCTTACGGCCCGGGCCATCTCGTCCTTCAGGCTAAGGTTCCCTGCCGGGGATGTGCTAAGGTTACCTGTCCAGAACACACCTGCATGGAGTTAATCACGCCGGAGGCAGTTATTTCAGCCGCCCGAATCTTACTGGAAAGGGATGGGGACAAAGCCAAGGAAGCTATCACCGCCTTATCTTTCCAGCAGATCGATCTATTCTATTCCGGGGATGAAGAACCGACCAGATCTTTCGCCTACTTTCCCTTGAATAAGGGAGAAACTAATCCATCAGAGGTAATCAGGGAGATCCTGCGTTATTGTTTCCTCAATATCTGGCAAGGGATGAAAGACGGCACAGATATTATCTCTGAGAAAGAAATCCTGACTATGGTGGCCAAAAGGTTGGCTATCGAATTAAATCCGACTCTTGATCGAATTACCAGTCGCTCTGCCGTAACTACTGACTTTAATTTGAGCAAGACATTAGCCCAGATAGGAATTGGATTTACCCAGATTGCCCAGTTGGCTGAGGAAGGAGTTAGCCTCTCCAGAAATCTCTATCAGATCTTAAAGGCGGGCCAGGACCGCCAGTCAGAAATCAATCCTATTATTAGCCGACTGGATAAGATCGATGAGGCCATTCGACTGAGGGACCCGCTAAGTGGGCTGAGCTATATGGCTTACATTGACGATGCGGCCATTCAAGAAGAGGGAGCCCTCAGAACGGCCAGAAGGTCGCTCTGGTGTTACCAACATTTGCAAAGAGCGGCCTTCAGGCTAAGTCAATCCTTAGCTCGGATAGCCGCTTGCCTATCGTGA
- a CDS encoding type II toxin-antitoxin system VapB family antitoxin, with translation MGTTLNIEDELLEKASKLTGIKEKVSLVNRGLKALIAMESSKKLAKLGGTEKELTVIPRRRTCQREKIFSACH, from the coding sequence ATGGGGACGACATTAAACATAGAAGATGAATTGCTTGAGAAGGCATCAAAATTGACGGGTATTAAGGAAAAAGTATCCCTGGTTAATCGCGGTTTGAAAGCCTTAATTGCTATGGAAAGTAGTAAAAAGCTTGCCAAACTGGGCGGAACCGAAAAGGAACTGACCGTGATACCTCGTAGAAGGACATGTCAAAGGGAAAAGATTTTCAGCGCCTGTCATTAG